Proteins from a genomic interval of Cheilinus undulatus linkage group 15, ASM1832078v1, whole genome shotgun sequence:
- the parp9 gene encoding protein mono-ADP-ribosyltransferase PARP9, which produces MNCKLDVPLHGDAVSIVKQNRKVLCDVLQSKFGCVAVLEGFDSDDEFSMALQKKALSEDQPRFAVKLPSGVQVSVWKSDLTIFKADAVVNAANSQLQHYGGLALALSEAGGSTIQKESEDYIKKKGELKTGDAIVADPGLLPYKCIIHAVGPRVPYSSTPNLSQAEPLLKNTIWSILDRVTQHRLQSVAIPAISSGIYSYPLPECANTIVSTVKNYCQKYSAKHLPDEIFLVNHDEPTVQEMHRACHHILAPHLPMSYSQAAGSKSGAQTRTSTLSLKIGEINLMLKKGNIEDERTDVIVNTASQDKNLSMGAISSALLSKAGFGMQDEIRRAPQTGPITITDAYNLGCKKVFHTFCSDKRGHQWQLSWHEVLLKSVSECLWMAVTNKHKSIAFPAIGTGNLGFDKKEVAEIITTAVFDFAQKSASALDVHVVIFPSDNSTFQAFEEQIKKLKEKMSHPSFKVAFYNGSNSHGVRAPSPQISLTGPSDEATREADRWLQNLLFEAPAVVPIHNNFILHFGEQEQRQLSDLTKSGVSIEEYFANGRARIIVRGDSKKDVAVARLRVEAILCKIHEEFARDEEREIFQQLTKNVSSRRETMHALSTETQYRHSVFKDLWISKVEKLENTALEMLFDLKKKQLNCSTTHTMFQCMPAQFLDLVSRVGFHTEFAPPKDPMYGEGIYFARTVKKAMETWKGQMKNEEYIYFVEAEVLMGSFTPGKPGLILPHAGGADPHKLYDSVSGGSDISVIFSGYQALPRYIITCQRPKTS; this is translated from the exons ATGAACTGCAAATTAGATGTTCCTCTTCATGGGGATGCTGTCAGcattgtcaagcaaaacagaaaGGTGTTGTGTGATGTCCTTCAAAGCAAATTTGGATGTGTTGCAGTCCTTGAGGGTTTTGATTCTGATGATGAGTTCAGTATGGCACTGCAGAAAAAGGCCCTTTCTGAAGACCAGCCAAGGTTTGCTGTTAAGCTGCCCTCAGGTGTTCAGGTGTCTGTGTGGAAGTCAGATCTTACCATTTTCAAGGCGGATGCTGTTGTGAATGCTGCCAATTCCCAGCTTCAGCACTATGGTGGGCTTGCATTAGCTCTGTCTGAAGCTGGAGGTTCAACAATTCAGAAGGAGAGCGAGGATTACATCAAAAAGAAAGGTGAATTGAAAACAGGAGATGCAATTGTTGCTGATCCTGGATTGTTGCCATACAAGTGCATTATTCATGCTGTTGGCCCCAGAGTGCCATATTCCTCAACACCCAATTTGTCCCAGGCTGAACCgctgttgaaaaataccatcTGGAGCATTCTTGATAGAGTGACACAGCACCGTCTGCAGTCTGTTGCCATTCCTGCCATAAGCTCTGGGATTTACAGCTACCCTCTACCAGAGTGTGCAAATACCATAGTGTCAACAGTGAAAAACTACTGTCAGAAATACTCTGCCAAACATCTTCCAGATGAGATCTTCCTGGTCAACCATGATGAGCCTACAGTCCAGGAGATGCACAGGGCCTGCCATCATATATTAGCCCCTCACTTGCCCATGAGTTATAGTCAGGCTGCAGGAAGTAAAAGTGGAGCCCAGACCAGAACTTCTACACTCTCTCTCAAGATTGGAGAAATTAATCTGATGCTGAAGAAGGGAAACATTGAGGATGAGAGG ACTGACGTCATCGTAAACACTGCATCACAAGATAAAAATTTGAGCATGGGTGCCATTTCCAGTGCTTTACTGAGCAAGGCTGGTTTTGGAATGCAAGACGAAATACGCCGAGCACCTCAAACTGGACCTATCACCATCACAGATGCCTACAACCTGGGCTGTAAGAAGGTTTTTCATACTTTCTGCAGTGACAAGAGGGGACATCAATGGCAATTATCTTGGCATGAG GTTCTCTTAAAATCTGTAAGTGAATGCCTGTGGATGGCAGtcacaaataaacacaagtCAATCGCTTTCCCTGCCATTGGAACTGGAAACCTTGgatttgacaaaaaagaagttgcagaGATCATCACAACTGCAGTGTTTGACTTTGCCCAAAAGTCCGCATCTGCACTGGATGTTCATGTTGTCATATTTCCTTCTGATAACAGCACTTTTCAG gCATTTGAAGAACAGATAAAAAAGCTCAAAGAAAAAATGTCTCATCCCAGCTTCAAAGTTG CATTTTACAATGGAAGTAATTCCCATGGCGTAAGGGCTCCATCTCCACAGATAAGCCTGACTGGCCCCTCTGATGAAGCAACACGCGAGGCTGATCGATGGCTCCAGAACCTTCTCTTTGAAGCCCCTGCTGTTGTCCCTATCCACAACAACTTCATCTTGCACTTCGGGGAGCAAGAGCAGCGGCAGCTCTCCGACCTGACCAAAAGCGGCGTCTCCATCGAGGAATATTTTGCAAATGGCCGTGCGAGAATAATTGTGAGGGGGGATTCAAAGAAAGATGTTGCCGTTGCCAGGCTGCGGGTGGAGGCTATTCTCTGCAAAATACATGAGGAGTTTGCAAGAGATGAAGAGCGGGAAATATTCCAGCAGTTGACAAAGAATGTGTCTTCTCGAAGAGAGACGATGCACGCCTTATCCACAGAGACACAATACAGACATTCTGTCTTCAAAGATCTTTGGATATCAAAG gTGGAAAAACTGGAGAACACAGCACTGGAGATGCTCTTTGACCTCAAGAAAAAACAGCTCAACTGCTCCACTACTCACACAATGTTTCAGTGCATGCCAGCACAGTTCCTTGACTTAGTCAGCCGTGTTGGATTCCATACAGAGTTTGCTCCGCCTAAAG ATCCAATGTATGGAGAGGGCATCTACTTTGCACGCACAGTGAAAAAGGCCATGGAAACATGGAAGGGACAGATGAAGAATGAAGAATACATCTACTTTGTGGAGGCTGAAGTGCTGATGGGATCCTTTACGCCTGGTAAACCAGGTCTCATTCTGCCACATGCTGGGGGAGCAGATCCCCACAAGCTGTACGACAGTGTGAGCGGAGGATCCGATATCTCTGTCATATTCAGTGGGTATCAAGCTCTGCCCAGGTACATCATCACCTGTCAGAGACCAAAGACGTCGTAA